The Channa argus isolate prfri chromosome 22, Channa argus male v1.0, whole genome shotgun sequence genome has a window encoding:
- the pld2 gene encoding phospholipase D2 isoform X2, with protein MDNPEDVIEPVAQTFTARNLGRRRFSHDLHNLSPDEIDSFVSSREGRHFLVVHHLEELKDSDVSYFLPETPITCKVDNTEKHTTGSKVRVGTLYTVKLTHGPFHWTVKRKYKHFQELHRDLYKHRMLIHFLPLGRFAKERQQLRAMPEELPSLHGTEWTRRASSKMKYLEEYLNDLLENIVFRNHYSMLEFLAIGPISFVTDLGPKGLEGPITKRSGGHRILGLNCAGHHQICFRWSHRWLVVKDSFLMYMDQDKGCINFVLLFDTEFKVKVGQAYTGTKYGVCFENFARSLIIKCGSYRQAHWWSNEINHLAESCDFFKPQRFNGFAPSRESTLTKWYVNGSGYFADLADALEQAKEEIFITDWWLSPEVFLKRPATDNYWRLDEILKRKAEQGVKVCILLYKEVELALGIKSDHSKRTLMNMHPNIKVMRHPDHVSSVVILWAHHEKMVAIDQTIAFVGGIDLAFGRWDDSQYRLTDLGLPERANRDNGVADGPKPSEPDKKAEQNSDYLSGNTKLWLGKDYNNFIRKDWVQVDKPFEDNIDRTEVPRMPWRDLSAAIHGKAARDVARHFIQRWNFTKIFKSKYKDDFYPYLLPKSHCTADSLSFIVPGSKKAKVQVLRSADRWSAGTCENSILNAYIHTIENSEHYIYIENQFFISCADGKSVHNGIGDAIVERILRAHREQKKYRVFVVIPLLPGFEGDISTGGGNAIQAILHFTYRTMCRDEHSILSRLKNVMDQWTEYITFCGLRTHCQLSQSLITELIYVHSKTLIADDRCYIIGSANINDRSMLGTRDSELAVLVEDEERVPSVMGGEEYQAGPLTLGLRKECFRVLVGASSEVSINIDDPISDDFFFSVWKASAEMNATIYDKVFKCLPNNAVLNMRQLREYATKDRLCDTDPEEAIEELKAVRGLLVYFPLDFLREENLLPPRGTKEGMAPVELWT; from the exons ATGGATAATCCAGAGGATGTGATTGAGCCAGTGGCTCAGACTTTCACAGCACGAAATCTAGGTAGACGGCGTTTCTCACACGATCTTCACAATCTGAGCCCAGATGAGATAGATTCCTTTGTGTCTAGCCGTG AAGGACGTCATTTCCTGGTGGTTCATCATCTTGAGGAACTAAAGGATTCAGATGTATCTTACTTCTTGCCTGAAACCCCAATTACATGCAAAGTGGACAACACAGAGAAGCACACTACTGGCtcaaaa GTCCGTGTGGGTACCCTGTATACAGTGAAGCTAACACATGGTCCTTTCCATTGGACAGTGAAGAGGAAGTACAAGCACTTTCAGGAGCTGCATCGAGACCTTTACAAGCACAGGATGTTGATTCATTTTCTGCCCCTGGGAAG ATTTGCAAAGGAGAGGCAGCAGTTGAGAGCCATGCCAGAGGAACTGCCCAGCCTCCATGGAACTGAATGGACCAGAAGGGCCTCCAGCAAAATG AAATACCTGGAGGAGTACCTGAATGATTTGCTGGAGAACATAGTCTTTAGGAATCATTATAGCATG ctGGAATTCCTCGCTATTGGACCTATCTCCTTTGTCACTGATCTTGGACCCAAAGGCTT GGAGGGACCCATCACCAAGAGGTCAGGAGGTCACCGGATCCTTGGCTTGAACTGTGCTGGTCATCATCAAATCTGTTTCCGATGGTCACACCGGTGGCTGGTGGTGAAAGACTCATTCCTGATGTATATGGACCAAGACAAAGGCTGCATCaactttgtgctgctgtttgacaCAGAGTTTAAAGTGAAAGTGGGCCAGGCTTACACAGGCACTAAATATGGGGTTTGTTTTGAGAACTTCGCTCG GAGTCTCATCATCAAATGTGGCAGCTATAGACAAGCTCATTGGTGGAGTAATGAAATCAACCATCTGGCAGAATCCTGTGACTTTTTCAAACCGCAGCGCTTTAATGGGTTTGCTCCATCACGTGAGAGCACACTCACTAAATG GTATGTGAATGGAAGTGGCTACTTTGCAGACCTGGCTGATGCTCTTGAACAAGCTAAAGAGGAAATCTTCATCACAGATTGGTG GCTCAGCCCAGAAGTGTTCCTTAAAAGACCAGCAACTGATAACTATTGGCGCCTGGATGAGATTCTCAAACGCAAAGCA GAACAAGGAGTCAAAGTGTGTATTCTGCTATACAAAGAGGTGGAACTAGCACTTGGCATCAAGAGTGACCACAGCAAGAGGACTTTAATGAATATGCACCCAAACATCAAG GTAATGCGACACCCTGACCACGTGTCGTCTGTGGTGATTCTGTGGGCTCACCATGAAAAGATGGTGGCCATTGACCAAACCATAGCCTTTGTAGGGGGGATTGACCTAGCGTTTGGGAGATGGGATGACAGCCAGTACCGGCTAACTGACCTGGGTTTACCAGAGAGGGCAAACAGG GATAATGGTGTGGCTGATGGTCCAAAACCATCTGAACCAGATAAGAAAGCAGAGCAGAACTCTGATTATCTGAGTGGCAACACTAAACTGTGGCTTGGCAAAGACTACAACAATTTTATCAGGAAAGACTGGGTCCAAGTGGATAAACCATTTGaag acAACATTGACCGCACTGAAGTGCCTCGCATGCCGTGGCGTGATCTGTCTGCAGCTATTCATGGCAAAGCTGCCAGGGATGTAGCCCGCCACTTCATCCAGCGCTGGAACTTCACCAAG ATCTTCAAAAGCAAGTACAAGGATGACTTCTACCCTTACCTTCTTCCCAAGTCTCATTGTACTGCTGACTCTCTGTCATTCATTGTGCCTGGGTCCAAAAAAGCCAAAGTTCAG GTGTTGCGCTCTGCCGATCGATGGTCAGCTGGAACCTGTGAGAACTCAATCCTTAATGCCTACATCCACACCATTGAGAACAGCGAGCATTACATCTACATTGAG AACCAGTTCTTTATCAGCTGTGCCGATGGGAAGAGTGTTCACAACGGGATCGGGGATGCAATTGTGGAGCGAATACTACGTGCACACAG AGAGCAGAAGAAGTACAGAGTGTTTGTGGTGATCCCTCTTCTTCCTGGATTTGAGGGAGATATTAGTACAGGAGGTGGAAATGCCATTCAAGCTATTCTGCACTTTACATATCG GACTATGTGCCGTGATGAACACTCCATACTGTCTAGACTAAAGAATG TTATGGACCAGTGGACAGAGTACATCACATTCTGTGGCCTTAGAACCCATTGCCAGCTGTCCCAGTCGCTTATCACAGAGCTTATCTATGTTCACAGCAAGACCCTCATTGCTGATGACCGCTGCTATATCATTG GATCAGCCAACATCAATGACCGCAGTATGTTGGGCACTAGAGATAGCGAGTTGGCAGTGCTTGTGGAAGATGAAGAGCGGGTCCCGTCCGTCATGGGAGGGGAGGAGTACCAGGCAGGACCCCTCACGCTTGGTCTGCGTAAAGAGTGTTTCAG AGTTCTAGTTGGAGCATCTTCAGAAGTCAGCATTAATATTGATGATCCAATCAGTGATGATTTCTTCTTCTCAGTCTGGAAGGCATCTGCGGAAATGAATGCCACCATTTATGACAAG GTCTTCAAATGCCTGCCGAACAACGCTGTCCTCAATATGCGACAACTGAGGGAATATGCCACCAAGGATCGCCTCTGTGACACAGACCCTGAGGAGGCCATAGAGGAGCTGAAGGCTGTTCGAGGGCTGCTGGTCTACTTCCCACTTGACTTCCTGCGTGAGGAGAACCTACTGCCTCCACGAGGCACTAAAGAGGGCATGGCTCCTGTAGAGTTGTGGACATAA
- the pld2 gene encoding phospholipase D2 isoform X1: MDNPEDVIEPVAQTFTARNLGRRRFSHDLHNLSPDEIDSFVSSREGRHFLVVHHLEELKDSDVSYFLPETPITCKVDNTEKHTTGSKVRVGTLYTVKLTHGPFHWTVKRKYKHFQELHRDLYKHRMLIHFLPLGRFAKERQQLRAMPEELPSLHGTEWTRRASSKMKYLEEYLNDLLENIVFRNHYSMLEFLAIGPISFVTDLGPKGLEGPITKRSGGHRILGLNCAGHHQICFRWSHRWLVVKDSFLMYMDQDKGCINFVLLFDTEFKVKVGQAYTGTKYGVCFENFARSLIIKCGSYRQAHWWSNEINHLAESCDFFKPQRFNGFAPSRESTLTKWYVNGSGYFADLADALEQAKEEIFITDWWLSPEVFLKRPATDNYWRLDEILKRKAEQGVKVCILLYKEVELALGIKSDHSKRTLMNMHPNIKVMRHPDHVSSVVILWAHHEKMVAIDQTIAFVGGIDLAFGRWDDSQYRLTDLGLPERANRVTEMEPKVDTGDNGVADGPKPSEPDKKAEQNSDYLSGNTKLWLGKDYNNFIRKDWVQVDKPFEDNIDRTEVPRMPWRDLSAAIHGKAARDVARHFIQRWNFTKIFKSKYKDDFYPYLLPKSHCTADSLSFIVPGSKKAKVQVLRSADRWSAGTCENSILNAYIHTIENSEHYIYIENQFFISCADGKSVHNGIGDAIVERILRAHREQKKYRVFVVIPLLPGFEGDISTGGGNAIQAILHFTYRTMCRDEHSILSRLKNVMDQWTEYITFCGLRTHCQLSQSLITELIYVHSKTLIADDRCYIIGSANINDRSMLGTRDSELAVLVEDEERVPSVMGGEEYQAGPLTLGLRKECFRVLVGASSEVSINIDDPISDDFFFSVWKASAEMNATIYDKVFKCLPNNAVLNMRQLREYATKDRLCDTDPEEAIEELKAVRGLLVYFPLDFLREENLLPPRGTKEGMAPVELWT; encoded by the exons ATGGATAATCCAGAGGATGTGATTGAGCCAGTGGCTCAGACTTTCACAGCACGAAATCTAGGTAGACGGCGTTTCTCACACGATCTTCACAATCTGAGCCCAGATGAGATAGATTCCTTTGTGTCTAGCCGTG AAGGACGTCATTTCCTGGTGGTTCATCATCTTGAGGAACTAAAGGATTCAGATGTATCTTACTTCTTGCCTGAAACCCCAATTACATGCAAAGTGGACAACACAGAGAAGCACACTACTGGCtcaaaa GTCCGTGTGGGTACCCTGTATACAGTGAAGCTAACACATGGTCCTTTCCATTGGACAGTGAAGAGGAAGTACAAGCACTTTCAGGAGCTGCATCGAGACCTTTACAAGCACAGGATGTTGATTCATTTTCTGCCCCTGGGAAG ATTTGCAAAGGAGAGGCAGCAGTTGAGAGCCATGCCAGAGGAACTGCCCAGCCTCCATGGAACTGAATGGACCAGAAGGGCCTCCAGCAAAATG AAATACCTGGAGGAGTACCTGAATGATTTGCTGGAGAACATAGTCTTTAGGAATCATTATAGCATG ctGGAATTCCTCGCTATTGGACCTATCTCCTTTGTCACTGATCTTGGACCCAAAGGCTT GGAGGGACCCATCACCAAGAGGTCAGGAGGTCACCGGATCCTTGGCTTGAACTGTGCTGGTCATCATCAAATCTGTTTCCGATGGTCACACCGGTGGCTGGTGGTGAAAGACTCATTCCTGATGTATATGGACCAAGACAAAGGCTGCATCaactttgtgctgctgtttgacaCAGAGTTTAAAGTGAAAGTGGGCCAGGCTTACACAGGCACTAAATATGGGGTTTGTTTTGAGAACTTCGCTCG GAGTCTCATCATCAAATGTGGCAGCTATAGACAAGCTCATTGGTGGAGTAATGAAATCAACCATCTGGCAGAATCCTGTGACTTTTTCAAACCGCAGCGCTTTAATGGGTTTGCTCCATCACGTGAGAGCACACTCACTAAATG GTATGTGAATGGAAGTGGCTACTTTGCAGACCTGGCTGATGCTCTTGAACAAGCTAAAGAGGAAATCTTCATCACAGATTGGTG GCTCAGCCCAGAAGTGTTCCTTAAAAGACCAGCAACTGATAACTATTGGCGCCTGGATGAGATTCTCAAACGCAAAGCA GAACAAGGAGTCAAAGTGTGTATTCTGCTATACAAAGAGGTGGAACTAGCACTTGGCATCAAGAGTGACCACAGCAAGAGGACTTTAATGAATATGCACCCAAACATCAAG GTAATGCGACACCCTGACCACGTGTCGTCTGTGGTGATTCTGTGGGCTCACCATGAAAAGATGGTGGCCATTGACCAAACCATAGCCTTTGTAGGGGGGATTGACCTAGCGTTTGGGAGATGGGATGACAGCCAGTACCGGCTAACTGACCTGGGTTTACCAGAGAGGGCAAACAGGGTAACTGAGATGGAGCCAAAAGTAGATACAGGC GATAATGGTGTGGCTGATGGTCCAAAACCATCTGAACCAGATAAGAAAGCAGAGCAGAACTCTGATTATCTGAGTGGCAACACTAAACTGTGGCTTGGCAAAGACTACAACAATTTTATCAGGAAAGACTGGGTCCAAGTGGATAAACCATTTGaag acAACATTGACCGCACTGAAGTGCCTCGCATGCCGTGGCGTGATCTGTCTGCAGCTATTCATGGCAAAGCTGCCAGGGATGTAGCCCGCCACTTCATCCAGCGCTGGAACTTCACCAAG ATCTTCAAAAGCAAGTACAAGGATGACTTCTACCCTTACCTTCTTCCCAAGTCTCATTGTACTGCTGACTCTCTGTCATTCATTGTGCCTGGGTCCAAAAAAGCCAAAGTTCAG GTGTTGCGCTCTGCCGATCGATGGTCAGCTGGAACCTGTGAGAACTCAATCCTTAATGCCTACATCCACACCATTGAGAACAGCGAGCATTACATCTACATTGAG AACCAGTTCTTTATCAGCTGTGCCGATGGGAAGAGTGTTCACAACGGGATCGGGGATGCAATTGTGGAGCGAATACTACGTGCACACAG AGAGCAGAAGAAGTACAGAGTGTTTGTGGTGATCCCTCTTCTTCCTGGATTTGAGGGAGATATTAGTACAGGAGGTGGAAATGCCATTCAAGCTATTCTGCACTTTACATATCG GACTATGTGCCGTGATGAACACTCCATACTGTCTAGACTAAAGAATG TTATGGACCAGTGGACAGAGTACATCACATTCTGTGGCCTTAGAACCCATTGCCAGCTGTCCCAGTCGCTTATCACAGAGCTTATCTATGTTCACAGCAAGACCCTCATTGCTGATGACCGCTGCTATATCATTG GATCAGCCAACATCAATGACCGCAGTATGTTGGGCACTAGAGATAGCGAGTTGGCAGTGCTTGTGGAAGATGAAGAGCGGGTCCCGTCCGTCATGGGAGGGGAGGAGTACCAGGCAGGACCCCTCACGCTTGGTCTGCGTAAAGAGTGTTTCAG AGTTCTAGTTGGAGCATCTTCAGAAGTCAGCATTAATATTGATGATCCAATCAGTGATGATTTCTTCTTCTCAGTCTGGAAGGCATCTGCGGAAATGAATGCCACCATTTATGACAAG GTCTTCAAATGCCTGCCGAACAACGCTGTCCTCAATATGCGACAACTGAGGGAATATGCCACCAAGGATCGCCTCTGTGACACAGACCCTGAGGAGGCCATAGAGGAGCTGAAGGCTGTTCGAGGGCTGCTGGTCTACTTCCCACTTGACTTCCTGCGTGAGGAGAACCTACTGCCTCCACGAGGCACTAAAGAGGGCATGGCTCCTGTAGAGTTGTGGACATAA